The following proteins are encoded in a genomic region of Candidatus Dormiibacterota bacterium:
- a CDS encoding DUF4139 domain-containing protein, whose protein sequence is MNLSRSVVVTAWAALGIVALAGAARAGEEGPQITIYNQDFALVRQIRTILVKEGESETRVAGVTALLEPDSVVLRDRQDPKGLRILEQNYEGDPLSQGFLLRQNEGKVVAFQSLNPATGKKEIVNGRVVRSGYAPQQPGMAYAPSTPIIEVDGRIQFSLPGEPLFTALGADAILEPTLLWRLWSDKAGGRDVEISYLTGGLGWQATYNAVTPEKGDRFDLVGWITLNNQSGVAFKDARIKLMAGEVSKIQPQRARAMLESAVMERAVSPPPEVTEKAFDEYHLYTLPQPTLLRDREVKQVEFCRGADVPAARLYVYDGAQMGMYGGWDPGMARNRPDYGTESNTKVYTMLEFVNNKTSGLGIPLPRGTLKIYRTDTDGARQFVGENVIDHTPAGEKVRLYLGNAFDLVGERRQVNYRVDTSKQAADESYEIKVRNHKKEPVEVRIVEHLYRWATWKIAVSSDPYDKTDSRTIEFRVKVPPDGERVVTYQARYSW, encoded by the coding sequence ATGAACCTGAGCCGATCGGTCGTCGTCACGGCGTGGGCCGCGCTGGGGATCGTCGCCCTGGCGGGCGCCGCGCGCGCCGGCGAGGAGGGGCCCCAGATCACGATCTACAACCAGGATTTCGCGCTCGTCCGGCAGATCCGCACGATCCTCGTGAAGGAGGGTGAGAGCGAGACGCGTGTGGCGGGGGTCACCGCCCTGCTCGAGCCCGACTCGGTGGTGCTGCGCGATCGCCAGGACCCGAAGGGGCTCCGGATCCTGGAGCAGAATTACGAGGGGGACCCGCTCAGCCAGGGGTTCCTGCTGCGCCAGAACGAGGGAAAGGTGGTGGCGTTCCAGTCGCTCAACCCGGCGACTGGGAAGAAGGAGATCGTGAACGGGCGCGTGGTCCGCAGCGGTTACGCTCCCCAGCAGCCGGGCATGGCGTACGCGCCGTCGACCCCCATCATCGAGGTCGACGGCAGGATCCAGTTCTCGCTTCCCGGAGAGCCGCTGTTCACGGCCCTCGGGGCCGACGCGATTCTCGAGCCGACGCTCCTGTGGCGCCTGTGGAGCGACAAGGCGGGCGGGCGCGACGTCGAGATCTCCTACCTGACCGGGGGGCTCGGATGGCAGGCGACCTACAATGCCGTGACCCCCGAGAAAGGGGACCGGTTCGACCTGGTCGGCTGGATCACCCTGAACAACCAGAGCGGCGTCGCCTTCAAGGATGCGCGGATCAAGCTGATGGCCGGCGAGGTGAGCAAGATCCAGCCGCAGCGGGCACGGGCGATGCTCGAGTCGGCCGTCATGGAGAGGGCGGTCAGCCCCCCGCCGGAGGTCACCGAGAAGGCCTTCGACGAATATCATCTTTACACGCTGCCGCAGCCGACCCTGCTGCGCGATCGGGAGGTCAAGCAGGTCGAGTTCTGCCGCGGCGCGGATGTCCCGGCCGCGCGCCTGTACGTCTACGACGGGGCCCAGATGGGGATGTATGGCGGCTGGGATCCCGGGATGGCCCGCAACCGCCCCGACTACGGCACCGAGAGCAACACGAAGGTCTACACCATGCTGGAGTTCGTCAACAACAAGACGTCGGGGCTCGGCATCCCGCTGCCGCGCGGCACGCTGAAGATCTATCGCACCGACACCGACGGCGCGCGCCAGTTCGTCGGGGAGAACGTCATCGACCATACTCCCGCGGGGGAGAAGGTGCGTCTGTATCTGGGCAACGCCTTCGACCTCGTCGGCGAGCGCCGCCAGGTGAACTACCGCGTCGACACCAGCAAGCAGGCCGCCGACGAGTCTTACGAGATCAAGGTGCGCAACCACAAGAAGGAGCCGGTCGAGGTGCGGATCGTCGAGCACCTGTACCGCTGGGCCACCTGGAAGATCGCGGTGTCATCCGATCCCTACGACAAGACCGACTCGAGGACGATCGAGTTCCGCGTGAAGGTGCCGCCGGACGGTGAGAGGGTCGTGACGTACCAGGCCCGCTACAGCTGGTGA
- a CDS encoding GAF domain-containing protein has protein sequence MSETDPASPPRQVDPDTTETAAPGLEPARAADQAGPALPRPPGSDSEPRPREVANPFLAHLQSLRELQITLSQEGRAESILGEGTTGTVEIVGADCAVSVVEPSNGQPTLRFGWLEGRPMAQHEIAMVLRRLEEPIQRVRSGKVSRVVLGAAEGPDTAGKLGTAPGGRPMEAMRAPQFGSMLVLGIDAAMGPRGAIVLARHDPLPFSREQVLLADILATLMAIQIERALRATDARRASERIQDECGTAIKRLHETTLELQAINSVAAAATPSLDLERQIEIALRKTLEVTRFKVGAIFLVEDAGAGETLRFARGVGDPTYLGLARGREHRKGQGVAGRVWERGEPVAIADLSADLSLEGHADELVVLRRAGYRALAVVPLVARGRVIGTMELLSTEARPELESRPSLAQAIAGQIAIVIQNGRLLSDVMRHSLNLEAQIETQTHDLARRHDVIAALQATLETASRSNDLREVVESALHRALALLDLPAGTVHLVDPGTRALHLKAQKGLPQNALDELGSRLSRTMIGRTLEAGQPILGSTDPADLLDTDGLRFRAAVPLRAMSGVHGVLALAGPHDLVLEEPDTRTLAAMGELLGLAVENARAFQQTAPAGPPNQELPVQLVQAQKMESIGTLAGGIAHEFNNILGAILGYASHIRGLTTTDNPIHRQAITIEQQSRRASELTRQLLAFARGGQYTLEPLDMNQAIADTVSFLSKSIDPRIVIETRADPDLPLVEADASQLQQVLVNVAVNAAEAMPEGGRITFETRVAHLDSGFVRSRPDLESGDYVEVVIGDTGVGMPPDITDRVFEPFFTTKSEGKGTGLGLSVVYGIVRNHKGHVTLNSTPGLGTTVRVYLPAFDRVRQAESAAAPVSRPPAARSARAPLLPAPFERVAVVKVERRKPKAAEVVAGAAAPERPSARAVPPQPPAPPGRAAPADPATDPPAPAAAATEPPAPAPARVPAKGRILVIDDEGAIREMARDILENAGYEVVTAVDGVDGLEVYRREWGRLDLVLLDMVMPRMGGLETYRRLLGMDRTARVLLCSGFTDNDKAQKAIKEGALGLLQKPFTMTELLSRIDRALARR, from the coding sequence ATGAGCGAGACCGATCCGGCCAGCCCGCCCAGACAGGTCGACCCCGACACGACCGAGACGGCCGCGCCGGGGCTCGAGCCCGCCCGCGCCGCCGACCAGGCGGGCCCGGCTCTCCCCCGACCGCCCGGGTCGGACTCGGAACCTCGTCCGCGTGAGGTCGCGAACCCGTTCCTGGCCCATCTTCAAAGCCTGCGCGAGCTGCAGATCACCCTGTCGCAGGAAGGCCGGGCCGAGTCGATTCTGGGAGAAGGAACCACCGGGACCGTGGAGATCGTCGGCGCCGATTGCGCCGTCTCCGTCGTCGAGCCCTCCAACGGACAGCCGACCCTGCGCTTCGGATGGCTCGAGGGCCGGCCCATGGCGCAGCACGAGATCGCGATGGTCCTGCGGCGGCTGGAGGAGCCGATCCAGAGGGTGCGCTCGGGCAAGGTCTCGCGCGTCGTTCTCGGGGCAGCCGAGGGCCCGGACACCGCCGGCAAGCTCGGCACGGCACCGGGCGGCCGGCCGATGGAGGCGATGCGGGCGCCGCAGTTCGGATCGATGCTGGTGCTCGGGATCGACGCGGCCATGGGACCGCGCGGTGCTATCGTCCTGGCGCGTCACGATCCTCTGCCGTTCAGCCGCGAGCAGGTCCTCCTCGCCGACATCCTCGCGACGCTCATGGCCATCCAGATCGAGCGGGCGCTGCGCGCCACCGACGCGCGGCGCGCCAGCGAGCGCATCCAGGACGAATGCGGGACGGCGATCAAGCGCCTGCACGAGACCACCCTGGAGCTCCAGGCGATCAACAGCGTCGCGGCCGCGGCCACGCCGTCGCTCGATCTCGAACGGCAGATCGAGATCGCGCTGCGCAAGACGCTCGAGGTGACCCGTTTCAAGGTCGGCGCGATCTTCCTCGTCGAGGACGCCGGCGCAGGCGAAACGCTCCGCTTCGCGCGCGGCGTGGGCGACCCGACGTACCTCGGCCTGGCGCGGGGGCGCGAGCACCGCAAGGGCCAGGGCGTGGCGGGCCGGGTGTGGGAGCGCGGCGAGCCGGTCGCCATCGCCGACCTCTCGGCCGATCTGTCTCTCGAGGGGCACGCGGACGAGCTCGTCGTCCTGCGGCGCGCCGGCTATCGTGCCCTGGCGGTCGTACCGCTCGTGGCGCGCGGCCGCGTCATCGGCACGATGGAGCTCCTGTCGACCGAGGCGCGTCCGGAGCTCGAGAGCCGGCCGAGCCTGGCGCAGGCGATCGCCGGCCAGATCGCCATCGTCATCCAGAACGGCCGGCTGCTGTCGGACGTGATGCGCCACAGCCTGAATCTCGAGGCGCAGATCGAGACGCAAACGCATGACCTGGCCCGGCGCCACGACGTGATCGCCGCGCTGCAGGCGACGCTCGAGACCGCGAGCCGCTCGAACGATCTGAGGGAGGTCGTCGAGAGCGCCCTCCATCGCGCCCTCGCCCTCCTGGACCTTCCGGCGGGGACGGTCCATCTCGTCGACCCTGGCACGCGCGCCCTGCATCTGAAGGCACAGAAAGGTCTGCCGCAGAACGCCCTCGACGAACTGGGCTCCCGGCTGTCCCGGACGATGATCGGCAGGACGCTCGAGGCGGGACAGCCGATCCTCGGGTCGACGGACCCCGCCGACCTGCTCGACACGGACGGCCTGCGCTTCCGAGCCGCGGTGCCGCTGCGGGCCATGAGCGGCGTGCACGGCGTGCTGGCGCTGGCCGGTCCGCACGACCTCGTCCTTGAGGAGCCCGACACGAGGACGCTGGCCGCGATGGGGGAGCTTCTCGGGCTGGCCGTCGAGAACGCGCGCGCCTTCCAGCAGACGGCCCCGGCCGGGCCGCCGAACCAGGAGCTGCCTGTGCAGCTCGTGCAGGCCCAGAAGATGGAATCCATCGGCACGCTCGCCGGCGGCATCGCGCACGAGTTCAACAACATCCTGGGCGCCATCCTCGGCTACGCGAGCCACATCCGGGGATTGACGACGACCGACAATCCGATCCACCGCCAGGCGATCACCATCGAGCAGCAGTCGCGGCGCGCGAGCGAGCTGACGCGGCAGCTCCTAGCCTTCGCGCGCGGCGGTCAGTACACGCTGGAGCCGCTGGACATGAACCAGGCGATCGCGGACACGGTGTCGTTCCTGTCCAAGAGCATCGACCCGCGCATCGTGATCGAGACGCGCGCCGACCCGGACCTCCCGCTGGTCGAGGCCGACGCCAGCCAGCTGCAGCAGGTCCTGGTCAACGTGGCGGTCAACGCCGCGGAGGCCATGCCGGAGGGGGGGCGGATCACGTTCGAGACACGCGTGGCGCACCTCGACTCAGGCTTCGTCCGATCGCGGCCCGACCTCGAGTCGGGGGACTACGTCGAGGTGGTGATCGGCGACACGGGCGTCGGCATGCCGCCGGACATCACCGACCGCGTCTTCGAGCCGTTCTTCACCACCAAGAGCGAGGGGAAGGGGACCGGTCTCGGGCTGTCGGTCGTTTACGGCATCGTCCGGAACCACAAGGGACACGTGACCCTCAACAGCACCCCCGGACTCGGCACGACGGTACGCGTGTACCTGCCGGCGTTCGACCGCGTCCGACAGGCGGAGAGCGCCGCGGCCCCGGTCTCCCGTCCGCCGGCGGCACGGTCCGCGCGGGCGCCCCTGCTGCCGGCCCCGTTCGAGCGCGTGGCGGTCGTGAAGGTCGAGCGCCGCAAGCCGAAGGCGGCGGAAGTCGTGGCCGGGGCGGCCGCACCGGAGCGCCCGAGCGCGCGCGCGGTCCCTCCGCAGCCGCCGGCGCCTCCCGGGCGTGCCGCGCCGGCGGACCCCGCGACCGACCCTCCCGCACCGGCGGCCGCCGCGACCGAGCCTCCCGCGCCGGCGCCGGCCAGGGTCCCGGCGAAGGGAAGGATCCTGGTCATCGACGACGAGGGGGCGATCCGCGAGATGGCGCGGGACATCCTGGAGAACGCCGGCTACGAGGTGGTGACCGCCGTCGACGGAGTCGACGGGCTCGAAGTCTACCGGCGCGAGTGGGGCCGCCTCGATCTCGTGCTCCTGGACATGGTGATGCCCCGCATGGGCGGTCTCGAAACCTACAGGCGCCTGCTCGGCATGGACCGGACGGCGCGGGTCCTTCTGTGCTCGGGGTTCACCGACAACGACAAGGCGCAGAAGGCGATCAAGGAGGGGGCGCTCGGCCTCCTGCAGAAGCCGTTCACCATGACCGAGCTGCTGTCGCGGATCGACAGGGCGCTGGCGCGGAGGTGA